The following are encoded together in the Tripterygium wilfordii isolate XIE 37 chromosome 3, ASM1340144v1, whole genome shotgun sequence genome:
- the LOC119991205 gene encoding shikimate kinase, chloroplastic-like isoform X1, translating to MEAQVSGCFQQPTWINSDKFATKQPRSVQFSGVLSRQKTLRVGVSAHFRSQAVSFRRRSISLEISCLCENLSASVKKSGGIQDALDNSLILKSKSQELQPYLNGRCIYLVGMMGSGKTTVGRILSQVLGYSFYDCDTLVEQAVNGTPVADIFKLHGEDFFREKETEALRKVSLMHRLVVSTGGGAVIRPINWKYMHKGISVWLDVPLEALARRIAAVGTDSRPLLHEEAGDAYTKSFRRLSALWEARGEAYAYASARVSLENIAAILGVTDVCNLTTTAIAIEVLEQIEVFLKRL from the exons ATGGAGGCGCAAGTTTCAGGTTGTTTCCAGCAGCCGACATGGATTAATTCCGACAAGTTTGCAACGAAACAGCCCCGTTCGGTACAGTTTTCGGGGGTATTGAGTCGACAAAAGACGCTGCGGGTGGGCGTATCTGCTCATTTCCGGTCTCAAGCGGTCTCTTTTCGTCGCAGGTCAATCTCTTTGGAGATCTCTTGTCTTTGCGAGAACTTATCAG CTTCTGTAAAGAAATCTGGAGGTATTCAGGATGCTCTTGACAATTCGTTGATTTTGAAG AGTAAGTCGCAAGAACTTCAGCCATATTTAAATGGACGGTGTATATATCTTGTTG GAATGATGGGTTCCGGGAAAACAACAGTGGGCAGGATTCTATCTCAAGTGCTTGGTTATTCATTCTATGACTG TGACACGTTGGTGGAGCAGGCTGTGAATGGAACTCCAGTAGCTGATATTTTCAAGCTCCATGGAGAGGACTTCTTCAGAGAGAAGGAG ACTGAAGCGTTGAGGAAGGTTTCTTTAATGCATCGACTTGTTGTTTCGACTGGAGGAGGTGCAGTTATACGGCCAATTAACTG GAAATATATGCACAAGGGGATTAGTGTTTGGTTAGATGTACCTTTGGAAGCCCTGGCACGGAGGATTGCTGCTGTTGGAACCGATTCACGCCCCCTTTTGCATGAGGAAGCTGGTGATGCATACACTAAG AGTTTTAGGCGTTTGTCTGCTCTTTGGGAAGCGAGGGGGGAAGCATATGCATATGCCAGCGCTAGGGTTTCCTTGGAGA ATATCGCCGCTATACTAGGAGTTACTGATGTGTGCAATCTCACTACCACTGCAATTGCGATTGag GTACTTGAACAGATTGAAGTTTTCTTGAAGAGGTTGTAG
- the LOC119991205 gene encoding shikimate kinase, chloroplastic-like isoform X3 yields the protein MEAQVSGCFQQPTWINSDKFATKQPRSVQFSGVLSRQKTLRVGVSAHFRSQAVSFRRRSISLEISCLCENLSASVKKSGGIQDALDNSLILKSKSQELQPYLNGRCIYLVGMMGSGKTTVGRILSQVLGYSFYDCDTLVEQAVNGTPVADIFKLHGEDFFREKETEALRKVSLMHRLVVSTGGGAVIRPINWKYMHKGISVWLDVPLEALARRIAAVGTDSRPLLHEEAGDAYTKISPLY from the exons ATGGAGGCGCAAGTTTCAGGTTGTTTCCAGCAGCCGACATGGATTAATTCCGACAAGTTTGCAACGAAACAGCCCCGTTCGGTACAGTTTTCGGGGGTATTGAGTCGACAAAAGACGCTGCGGGTGGGCGTATCTGCTCATTTCCGGTCTCAAGCGGTCTCTTTTCGTCGCAGGTCAATCTCTTTGGAGATCTCTTGTCTTTGCGAGAACTTATCAG CTTCTGTAAAGAAATCTGGAGGTATTCAGGATGCTCTTGACAATTCGTTGATTTTGAAG AGTAAGTCGCAAGAACTTCAGCCATATTTAAATGGACGGTGTATATATCTTGTTG GAATGATGGGTTCCGGGAAAACAACAGTGGGCAGGATTCTATCTCAAGTGCTTGGTTATTCATTCTATGACTG TGACACGTTGGTGGAGCAGGCTGTGAATGGAACTCCAGTAGCTGATATTTTCAAGCTCCATGGAGAGGACTTCTTCAGAGAGAAGGAG ACTGAAGCGTTGAGGAAGGTTTCTTTAATGCATCGACTTGTTGTTTCGACTGGAGGAGGTGCAGTTATACGGCCAATTAACTG GAAATATATGCACAAGGGGATTAGTGTTTGGTTAGATGTACCTTTGGAAGCCCTGGCACGGAGGATTGCTGCTGTTGGAACCGATTCACGCCCCCTTTTGCATGAGGAAGCTGGTGATGCATACACTAAG ATATCGCCGCTATACTAG
- the LOC119991205 gene encoding shikimate kinase 1, chloroplastic-like isoform X2, translated as MEAQVSGCFQQPTWINSDKFATKQPRSVQFSGVLSRQKTLRVGVSAHFRSQAVSFRRRSISLEISCLCENLSGMMGSGKTTVGRILSQVLGYSFYDCDTLVEQAVNGTPVADIFKLHGEDFFREKETEALRKVSLMHRLVVSTGGGAVIRPINWKYMHKGISVWLDVPLEALARRIAAVGTDSRPLLHEEAGDAYTKSFRRLSALWEARGEAYAYASARVSLENIAAILGVTDVCNLTTTAIAIEVLEQIEVFLKRL; from the exons ATGGAGGCGCAAGTTTCAGGTTGTTTCCAGCAGCCGACATGGATTAATTCCGACAAGTTTGCAACGAAACAGCCCCGTTCGGTACAGTTTTCGGGGGTATTGAGTCGACAAAAGACGCTGCGGGTGGGCGTATCTGCTCATTTCCGGTCTCAAGCGGTCTCTTTTCGTCGCAGGTCAATCTCTTTGGAGATCTCTTGTCTTTGCGAGAACTTATCAG GAATGATGGGTTCCGGGAAAACAACAGTGGGCAGGATTCTATCTCAAGTGCTTGGTTATTCATTCTATGACTG TGACACGTTGGTGGAGCAGGCTGTGAATGGAACTCCAGTAGCTGATATTTTCAAGCTCCATGGAGAGGACTTCTTCAGAGAGAAGGAG ACTGAAGCGTTGAGGAAGGTTTCTTTAATGCATCGACTTGTTGTTTCGACTGGAGGAGGTGCAGTTATACGGCCAATTAACTG GAAATATATGCACAAGGGGATTAGTGTTTGGTTAGATGTACCTTTGGAAGCCCTGGCACGGAGGATTGCTGCTGTTGGAACCGATTCACGCCCCCTTTTGCATGAGGAAGCTGGTGATGCATACACTAAG AGTTTTAGGCGTTTGTCTGCTCTTTGGGAAGCGAGGGGGGAAGCATATGCATATGCCAGCGCTAGGGTTTCCTTGGAGA ATATCGCCGCTATACTAGGAGTTACTGATGTGTGCAATCTCACTACCACTGCAATTGCGATTGag GTACTTGAACAGATTGAAGTTTTCTTGAAGAGGTTGTAG
- the LOC119991199 gene encoding F-box/kelch-repeat protein SKIP6, with product MLCIPYTTMNLPSSSTTDSSSAATASTSATNPPTALPLLIPSLPNDLAMNCLARSPRSHHVILSLVSRAFRSLLCSSLFYSSRSLLHSAEPVLYLSLRSTNPSLLWFTLIQNPNSLKYSLIPVPPLPSPPCIGSAFVSLGPKIYVIGGSIKDIASPKVWALDCRFNTWESIPSMRVGREFAAAGVVDGKIYVFGGCLVDTWARSKHWAEVYDPKKQQWESIDSNNSNNSSFYLFREKWMHASAVINDRIYAMADRNGVVYEPRRGRWEEVESELDLGWRGRGCVIDGVLYCYDYLGKIRGFDVERGEWRDLKGLEKGLPRFLCGATMANFGGKLMVVWEGKEGKGKGGDVDIWCAEISVEKKGGDGELWGKIEWCDVVHSISKGSAIVHCSSVTL from the coding sequence ATGCTATGCATTCCTTACACGACCATGAACCTCCCGTCCTCATCCACCACCGATTCTTCATCCGCCGCAACTGCCAGTACCTCCGCTACAAATCCTCCGACAGCACTACCTTTGCTGATACCCTCGCTACCAAATGACTTGGCCATGAATTGCCTGGCTCGTAGCCCTCGGTCGCACCATGTAATCCTCTCCTTAGTCTCCAGAGCCTTCCGGTCGCTCTTATGCTCCTCCCTTTTCTACTCCTCTCGCTCCCTCCTTCACTCTGCGGAGCCTGTACTATACCTATCACTTCGTTCCACCAACCCCTCTCTCCTCTGGTTCACTCTCATACAAAATCCCAATTCCCTCAAATACTCCCTCATCCCGGTTCCACCGCTTCCATCTCCGCCTTGCATCGGCTCCGCATTCGTCTCTCTCGGCCCCAAGATATATGTAATCGGCGGTTCAATCAAGGACATCGCTTCCCCAAAAGTTTGGGCCCTCGATTGCCGATTCAACACCTGGGAATCTATACCTAGCATGCGTGTTGGCCGCGAATTCGCCGCAGCTGGTGTTGTGGATGGAAAAATTTACGTGTTCGGTGGCTGCCTTGTGGACACTTGGGCCAGGTCCAAGCACTGGGCGGAAGTATACGACCCCAAGAAGCAACAGTGGGAATCCATTGATAGCAACAATAGTAATAACAGCTCGTTTTATCTGTTTCGAGAGAAGTGGATGCACGCTAGTGCTGTGATCAATGACAGAATCTACGCTATGGCTGATAGGAATGGGGTTGTGTATGAGCCAAGGAGAGGGAGATGGGAAGAAGTAGAGAGTGAGCTGGACTTGGGTTGGAGAGGGAGGGGGTGTGTAATCGATGGTGTCTTGTATTGCTATGACTATTTGGGGAAAATTAGGggttttgatgtagagagaggGGAGTGGAGGGATTTGAAGGGTTTGGAGAAGGGATTGCCAAGGTTTCTTTGTGGGGCTACAATGGCGAATTTCGGGGGTAAGTTGATGGTGGTGTGGGAAGGGaaagaagggaagggaaagggaggAGATGTGGACATTTGGTGTGCGGAAATTTCCGTGGAGAAGAAGGGTGGGGATGGGGAGTTGTGGGGGAAGATTGAGTGGTGTGATGTGGTGCATAGCATCTCCAAAGGGTCAGCCATTGTACATTGTTCTTCGGTTACATTGTGA
- the LOC119990567 gene encoding cytochrome P450 78A7-like — MEMGLVKKDATWWVFTLPVFLGSENILDGYVLLALFMASVGLVLLTWFYAVGGVAWKNGRNQRGKVSIPGPRGLPFFGSLFTLSRGLAHRYLASMAWSRANSQLMAFSLGSTPVVVASDPHTAREILSSPHFADRPIKQSAKSLMFDRAIGFAPSGTYWRLLRRIASTHLFSPRRILAHESGRLLDCATMLRSIEHEQRHRGFVSLRKHLQLAALNNIMGSVFGKRYDPVHDSVELEKLESMVREGFELLGAFNWSDHLPWFNYFYDPNRINDRCSKLVPRVREFVRGIIEEHRRRGMENSTDDGDFVDVLLGLDGGEKLHEDDMIAVLWEMIFRGTDTIALLTEWVMAELVLHPRVQERLHRELNGVGGSLRDADVARLPYLQAVVKETLRVHPPGPLLSWARLSTSDVQLSNGMLIPANTTAMVNMWAITHDAQVWEDPLEFRPERFIESEGGADVDVRGGDTRLAPFGAGRRVCPGKNLGLATVTLWVANLVHHCRWTQDAAHPVDLSEVLKLSCEMKYPLHAVAVQRNG; from the exons ATGGAGATGGGTTTGGTCAAGAAAGATGCTACTTGGTGGGTGTTTACGCTCCCGGTGTTTCTTGGGTCCGAGAATATTCTGGATGGTTATGTCTTGCTGGCACTTTTTATGGCTTCTGTGGGTCTTGTGCTTTTGACTTGGTTTTATGCTGTTGGCGGTGTTGCATGGAAAAATGGGAGGAACCAGAGAGGCAAGGTTTCTATTCCCGGGCCTCGTGGTTTGCCCTTCTTTGGAAGTCTTTTTACTCTCAGCCGTGGCTTGGCTCACCGCTACCTGGCGTCTATGGCTTGGAGCCGGGCAAACTCTCAGCTCATGGCTTTCAGCCTCGGCTCCACTCCTGTAGTCGTCGCTTCTGATCCGCATACGGCCAGGGAAATATTGTCCTCTCCGCACTTCGCTGACCGTCCCATTAAACAATCGGCTAAGAGCTTGATGTTTGATCGAGCCATTGGGTTCGCTCCCAGCGGAACGTACTGGAGGCTCCTAAGGAGAATCGCTTCTACTCACCTTTTCTCTCCGCGACGTATCTTAGCTCACGAGAGTGGCCGCCTGCTAGACTGCGCCACCATGCTGCGTAGTATAGAACACGAGCAGAGACACCGGGGATTTGTTTCTCTCAGAAAGCACCTTCAGTTGGCGGCCTTGAACAATATCATGGGGAGTGTCTTTGGCAAAAGATACGATCCGGTGCATGATAGCGTAGAGCTTGAAAAGCTTGAATCAATGGTGAGAGAAGGGTTTGAGCTGTTGGGCGCTTTTAACTGGTCTGATCATTTGCCTTGGTTTAATTACTTCTATGACCCGAATCGTATTAACGATCGCTGCTCAAAGCTCGTTCCGCGAGTCCGAGAATTCGTTCGAGGGATCATCGAAGAGCATAGACGCCGTGGGATGGAGAACTCGACGGACGATGGTGATTTCGTTGATGTTTTGCTTGGTTTGGACGGTGGAGAGAAGCTTCATGAAGATGACATGATCGCTGTTTTATGG GAAATGATTTTCAGGGGAACCGATACGATTGCTTTGTTGACCGAGTGGGTTATGGCCGAGTTGGTTCTCCATCCGCGGGTGCAGGAGCGGCTTCACAGGGAACTAAACGGTGTCGGAGGAAGTTTGAGAGACGCTGACGTGGCAAGGCTCCCTTACTTGCAAGCCGTGGTGAAGGAGACTCTTCGTGTCCATCCTCCGGGCCCACTACTTTCTTGGGCTCGTCTTTCCACATCGGACGTCCAGCTCAGCAACGGAATGCTTATTCCCGCCAACACTACTGCCATGGTGAACATGTGGGCCATCACACACGATGCCCAGGTGTGGGAAGACCCCTTGGAGTTCAGGCCTGAAAGGTTCATTGAAAGCGAGGGAGGTGCTGACGTGGACGTTCGAGGTGGTGACACGAGGCTCGCACCGTTTGGGGCTGGGCGCAGGGTGTGCCCAGGCAAGAATCTAGGGTTAGCCACGGTGACACTCTGGGTGGCTAATTTGGTGCACCACTGTAGATGGACTCAGGACGCGGCGCACCCGGTTGATTTGAGTGAAGTGCTGAAGCTCTCTTGTGAGATGAAGTATCCTCTTCATGCTGTGGCTGTCCAAAGGAATGGTTGA
- the LOC119995299 gene encoding uncharacterized protein LOC119995299 isoform X1, protein MASPLSTGFQYIQMHSHSFNKYQIRATSSAAPGVDLTTLESAIAKKDSDGVKEALNQLSEVGWAKKWSSQPYVSRRPTSLRELTTLGIKNAENLAIPSVRNDAAFLFTVVGTTGFLAVLAGQLPGDWGFFVPYLIGSISLVVLAVGSISPGLLQAAISGFSSFFPDYQERIAGHEAAHFLIAYLLGLPILDYSLDIGKEHVNLIDERLEKLIYSGQLDAKELDRLAVVAMAGLAAEGLQYDKVIGQSADLFTLQRFINRSKPTLSKDQQQNLTRWAVLFAGSLLKNNKVIHEALMKAMSNKATVLECIEALENAV, encoded by the exons ATGGCTTCGCCTCTCTCGACTGGATTTCAGTATATTCAAATGCACAGCCATTCTTTCAACAAGTATCAAATTAGAGCAACATCCTCTGCCGCACCTGGTGTCGATCTCACAACCCTCGAATCCGCCATTGCTAAG AAAGACAGTGATGGAGTGAAAGAGGCGCTTAATCAGCTAAGTGAAGTGGGTTGGGCCAAGAAATGGAGTTCTCAGCCGTATGTTTCCCGTCGTCCG acgTCTCTAAGGGAGCTAACAACTCTTGGAATTAAGAATGCGGAGAATCTTGCAATTCCAAGTGTCAGAAATGAT GCTGCTTTTCTTTTCACAGTGGTGGGAACGACAGGATTTTTGGCTGTTCTCGCTGGCCAACTTCCCGGG GATTGGGGCTTCTTTGTACCATACTTGATTGGAAGCATTTCTTTAGTAGTCTTGGCTGTGGGTAGCATTTCACCCGG GCTTCTTCAAGCTGCGATTAGTGGCTTTTCGTCCTTCTTTCCAGATTACCAAGAGAGGATTGCTGGACATGAAGCTGCTCATTTTTTGA TTGCTTATTTGCTTGGGCTGCCAATCCTGGACTATTCGCTGGATATTGGCAAGGAGCATGTCAATCTCATTGATGAAAGGTTGGAAAAACTGATATATAGTGGTCAGCTTGATGCTAAGGAACTAGACAG ATTGGCAGTTGTAGCAATGGCAGGACTTGCGGCTGAGGGTCTGCAATATGACAAAGTGATTGGTCAATCTGCGGATCTTTTCACTCTACAG AGATTCATAAACCGCAGCAAACCAACGCTAAGCAAAGATCAGCAGCAAAATCTTACCAGATGGGCT GTTTTGTTTGCTGGATCTCTCTTAAAAAATAACAAGGTGATTCATGAAGCCTTAATGAAGGCAATGTCAAACAAGGCAACTGTATTGGAGTGCATTGAAGCACTTGAGAATGCTGTGTAG
- the LOC119995299 gene encoding uncharacterized protein LOC119995299 isoform X2 → MEFSAVCFPSSGQTSLRELTTLGIKNAENLAIPSVRNDAAFLFTVVGTTGFLAVLAGQLPGDWGFFVPYLIGSISLVVLAVGSISPGLLQAAISGFSSFFPDYQERIAGHEAAHFLIAYLLGLPILDYSLDIGKEHVNLIDERLEKLIYSGQLDAKELDRLAVVAMAGLAAEGLQYDKVIGQSADLFTLQRFINRSKPTLSKDQQQNLTRWAVLFAGSLLKNNKVIHEALMKAMSNKATVLECIEALENAV, encoded by the exons ATGGAGTTCTCAGCCGTATGTTTCCCGTCGTCCGGTCAG acgTCTCTAAGGGAGCTAACAACTCTTGGAATTAAGAATGCGGAGAATCTTGCAATTCCAAGTGTCAGAAATGAT GCTGCTTTTCTTTTCACAGTGGTGGGAACGACAGGATTTTTGGCTGTTCTCGCTGGCCAACTTCCCGGG GATTGGGGCTTCTTTGTACCATACTTGATTGGAAGCATTTCTTTAGTAGTCTTGGCTGTGGGTAGCATTTCACCCGG GCTTCTTCAAGCTGCGATTAGTGGCTTTTCGTCCTTCTTTCCAGATTACCAAGAGAGGATTGCTGGACATGAAGCTGCTCATTTTTTGA TTGCTTATTTGCTTGGGCTGCCAATCCTGGACTATTCGCTGGATATTGGCAAGGAGCATGTCAATCTCATTGATGAAAGGTTGGAAAAACTGATATATAGTGGTCAGCTTGATGCTAAGGAACTAGACAG ATTGGCAGTTGTAGCAATGGCAGGACTTGCGGCTGAGGGTCTGCAATATGACAAAGTGATTGGTCAATCTGCGGATCTTTTCACTCTACAG AGATTCATAAACCGCAGCAAACCAACGCTAAGCAAAGATCAGCAGCAAAATCTTACCAGATGGGCT GTTTTGTTTGCTGGATCTCTCTTAAAAAATAACAAGGTGATTCATGAAGCCTTAATGAAGGCAATGTCAAACAAGGCAACTGTATTGGAGTGCATTGAAGCACTTGAGAATGCTGTGTAG
- the LOC119995207 gene encoding protein MIZU-KUSSEI 1: MGESKPNNATPPETPTSSTPSLSLSSAEPPKPPTPPPPRSLIQPSHKKKSKTKVFRVFRSVFRSFPIITPACKIPTLHGGGISLPDSRSNGITGTRVTGTLFGYRKGRVSLSMQENPKCLPSLVVELAMQTNALQKEMSAGTVRIALECEKRAEKDKTKLLNEPLWTMFCNGKKAGYGVTREATEEDLNVMELLKAVSMGAGVLPGNSDIDGPDLEIVYVRAHFERVVGSKDSETLYMLSPEGNNGPELSIFFVRI, translated from the coding sequence ATGGGGGAGTCAAAGCCCAACAACGCAACACCACCGGAAACCCCAACCTCTTCAACACCATCACTGTCTCTATCATCCGCCGAGCCCCCAAAGCCACCGaccccaccaccaccacgaTCCCTCATCCAACCCTCCCACAAGAAAAAATCAAAGACCAAAGTCTTCCGCGTTTTCCGCTCCGTCTTCCGCTCATTCCCAATCATAACCCCCGCCTGCAAGATCCCCACTCTCCACGGTGGCGGCATCAGCCTCCCCGACAGCCGCAGCAACGGAATCACAGGCACGCGCGTCACGGGCACCTTGTTCGGGTACCGGAAAGGGAGGGTGAGCTTGTCGATGCAAGAAAACCCTAAATGTCTACCTTCGTTGGTCGTCGAATTGGCGATGCAAACGAATGCGTTGCAGAAGGAGATGAGCGCGGGGACTGTGCGGATCGCGCTGGAGTGCGAGAAGAGGGCGGAGAAGGATAAGACAAAATTGCTAAACGAGCCGTTGTGGACGATGTTCTGTAACGGTAAGAAGGCCGGGTACGGCGTCACGAGGGAGGCGACGGAGGAGGATTTGAATGTGATGGAGCTTCTCAAGGCTGTGTCCATGGGGGCTGGGGTGCTGCCGGGGAACTCGGACATTGATGGGCCGGATTTGGAGATTGTTTACGTTCGGGCCCATTTTGAACGGGTTGTGGGCTCCAAGGATTCGGAGACGTTGTACATGTTGAGCCCGGAAGGGAATAATGGGCCGGAGCTCAGTATATTCTTTGTcaggatttga